In the genome of uncultured Sphaerochaeta sp., the window GCTTCAAGCAATGCGATATGTACCGGGTGGTTTGTTGCAAAGACATGGGCAATGGAAAGCTTTCGTGCTGGCTTTTCAGCTGTTTCAGTGCTTCCTGCAGCAAAGATGATACCAGAAGTGAAGACAAGCACGAGCATGATTGCCAATGCTCCTTTGAATCCTTTCTTCTTCATGTGACACTCCTTTTGTGTGGTTCTGAACTAATTGTTCACCATTCATTCGGAATTGTAAACAATTTATTTTCAGTTGTCAAACTTTTTATTTCATTATTTATAGTGATTTATAAATCACTAAAACCAATACTATCTGTACCTAAGGAAAGTAATTCTAGTTTTATTGCATAAATACAATTTAATTGTCGACAATTAAAACCCCAAAGAGCACCGTACTATACTCTTCTCTTGCAAGCACTTCAGAACTGTCTTGGAATGTAAACCCCAATACGTTCGAGACAATTGACTACCCCATAGAACGAGGCCTGGAAACCAGGCCTCACATCATATGATAGTTTGTTCGAACCATACTCTTAGGAATTCAGCAACTGACCAATGAGAGCCTTTCGCTTCTTCTCCGCTGTTTGTTGCTGTGCCATGATGCCACCAAACCACGCAACAGACTCATCCAAATGCTGATGTGCCTCATCCAGCATCGTTTGCATGGCACGTGCACTCGTACCTCCCTCAACATCCCGCTTTGCTACGAATGCGAGAGGATCGAGACTCTCCCTTATCGGTGTGAAGTCGAGCGTAAACGCTTTTCCCATCACCTGCTCATAGACTTCGGCAAAGAAGGACTCGTCCAACATTTTCAGGTTCAGGTTCTGCTTGCCAGCTTCCTTGACCAACGTTGCAACCAGATGATGAGCCTTCCTGAAAGGGATCTGGTAAGCTCGGTAGAGCTGATCGGCCATCTCCGTCACTACAGAAAAGCTCTCATACGCACGATTGGTCAGTGTTTTCTCATCAACCTCAAGCGTCGCCAAAACAGCATTGAACAGACGATAGTTCATCGATAGAAGCTTGGTAGCCTGGGCCATCGGGTCCTCAGCATCCTCGTAATCGGAGATATCCCCATAGGGAGACTTCAGGAAACCCAACAGAATACTGTCCGCCAATCCCTTGGTAAGGGAAAGGCTCGACCTCAAATGTTCCAAGGCGATGGGATTACGTTTCTGCGGCATGATGGAACTGGTGGAAATATATCCATCCGCCACCTTGATCATATGAAGCTCTTCTGTTGCCCAGAGCGTCATATCGGTCACCACCCTTCCCAAGTTCAAAGCTGCCAGACTCATTGCCGAGGCTGTCTCAGTGAAAAAATCACTGTTACCGATGGCGTCATAGGCATTGCTGATATAGTCATCACAACCGATGAGTTCGCTGACCATAGCCCTGTCCAGCGGAAAACCGCTGGTATTGATGGCAGCAGCACCCATCGGAGAGCGATTCACCTGAAGGTAGGCAGATCGCAAACGCTGCTCATCCCGCTGCAACATATCGAACACTCCCAGAAAATAGTGACCAAGAACACTTGGCTGGGCATGCTGGGTGTGCGTATGGACGACGTAAAGCGTCTCTTTGTGCTGCTGGGCAAACTTCAAGACTGTGTTCTCTACCGTGATGAGCTGCTCAAGCAGATGCTGCAGGTCTTCCCTGATCACCATATGGGAAAGGCAAAGACACATATCATTTCTGCTTCTTCCAAGGTGCAAGTTGCCACCAAGCCCTTCGGTCCTCTGAATGAGTTCTGCTTCGATCTCGAAGAACAAGTCCTCGTACTGGCCAGTATAGGATTTCTCCTTGTACGAAGCGTAGTCGATCGCCTCAAGCTCGCGCATGATGATCTTTCCCTGCTCCTCATCCACAATCTTCTGCTTGATGAGCATGAGTAGATGAGCTTCATTGATGGAGAGCATATGGCCGATCATCGTGCTCTTTGCCCGGTCATATCCAGGTTGCAGCTCCATGGCTACCAATGCTTTTCCAGGATAGGAAGTTCCTTCCTGCATCTGTACCTGTCGCTTCACCTCGGCAAAAGTCTGTGGAAGTTTCATATGATCTGCTCCTCTCTATTGGTCCATCACTGATCCATCAGCATGGAGTCGTGTGGTGTATGCCCGAGGTACATAAGGGAAACGTTCTTCGGCATCCGGATACAACTCCACCCCAATTCCAGGAGCAGTCGGTACGGAGAGATATCCGTTTTTCAGGACAAGTGAACTCTTCACGATACCTGCCTTGGGCAGTGCATCCTCACCAAGAGGAAACTCCTGAATGGCAAAATTGGGAATTGAGGCTGCCAGTTGCACACACGCTGCCGTACTCACCGGGCTGAGCGGGTTGTGCGGGATGACCTGTACCCCAAATCCTTCAGCAACCGCAGCAATTTTCTTTGCATGGGTAAGTCCTCCGCACATGCACACATCGGGGCGTATGAAATGGCAAGCCCTTCGCTCAAGCAGCATGGTAAATTCCTCAATGGTATGGAGCCGCTCTCCGGTAGCAATGGAAATGGGAATGGCATGCTGTACCTGGGCCATAAGGTCAAAACTGTCTGGGCGTACCGGGTCCTCGTAGAACATAGGACGATACTGCTCAATCCCCTTGGCCAGTGCAATTGCCTCATGCAAGGGAAGCTGGCGATGGATCTCAATACAGAGATCGACATCATTGCCAACCGCCTCTCGGTACTGACGCACACTCTCGATTGCGCGCTCTATCTTGCTTGCATAAGAGGATTGATAGCGCATCTCGCGAGGCTCATCAGCAAAAGGAGTCAAATGCCCTATCGCCGTAAACCCTTGTTTCTTCGCCTCAATGCAACCCTGCACCAGTTCAGATCGATCCTTACCAAAAACATGGTAGTACACGCGCACAGCATCTCGTGTCTTGCCACCCATCAGCTGATAACAAGGAACACCAAAATACTTGCCGGCAATATCCCAGAGAGCTATATCTATGGCCGAGAGTGCTCCCATGATTGCGGCACCCCGAAAGTGATAACACCGGTAGAGATACTGCCAGTGGTGTTCCCTCAACAGCGGATCTTTTCCCAGCAGGTATCGTTTGAAGGTCTCAACCGCTTGGGCGGATGCCTCAAGGAAAGCCCACGAGCCAGATTCTCCCAGCCCGGTGATTCCCTCATCGGTATGGATTTCTACGAACATGAATGCATCGATCAATTTGGTCTGGATATCAGTAATTTTCATAGGGTTTACGCCTTCACCGCACCGGAGGTCAGGCCCCCGACGAGGTATTTTTGTGCAAAGAGTGCAAAGAAGAATGAGGGAATACACACCACCAGGGAAGCAGCAAGGACATCCCCTTGCATCATGCTGTCACGGGAGGCAAAATCGGCGATTACCACCGGAAGTGTCTTCTTTGCCTCATCGATGAGCAGGGTATTCGCCAATAGGAAGTTGTTCCAGATCCCAATGAACGTCATGACTCCAGAGGCGGCAAGCCCCGGCAAGGCAACAGGCAGGAAGACATACCAGAGGGTACTGAGTCTTCTCAGTCCGTCGATTTCGGCAGCATCAACCAAGTCTTTGGGAATCGTGGCAAAGTAGGACTGCATCGTCCAGATGCAAATGGGAAGCTCAAAGGCGATGTAGCAGAGGATAAGGCCACTATAGGTATTGATCAGTCCAGCCTTCGACATCAGCAGGTAAATGGGGATGATGATCAGGATCTGCGGAAACATATAGACGAAAAGCACCAGCTTGGAGAAGCTCTCCTTCATTTTGTACCGATACGCGGTATAGCTGAATGCAGCAAAACAGGCTACGAAAAGAGTAAGGAAGGTAGAGCCGAGGGAGAGAAACACACTGTTTGCCAGAAAGCGCCCAATACCGAACTGGGAGAAGACTTTCTTCACGAAATAGAGTGAAAAACTACGGGGAAATAGCGTAGGCGGGATACTGATAATAGTCTGGGGACTTTGCAATGCGCTGATCACCAACCAATAGATTGGGAATAGGATGAAGATCATCGACAGGATTGCCAAGCTGTGCACGAGAATGCTCTCATTGCGTCTTCTTCTGTTCTTGTTCATATTCTCTTCCTAATTGTAGATTTTCTCTTGATACTTCTTCAGCCTGAAGTAACAGACTGAGAACACGACGAGTATGAGGAAGAGTACGATGGTAATGGCAGAGCCTTCACCCATACGATAACTTGAGAAAGCCTTCCTGAACGCGTAAATGGGAGTGGTTTGCGTTGATTCGGAAGGACCACCACCGGTCATGACCCAAGGAAGGTCGAAGAAGTTGAAAGTCCAGACGAAACGTAGGATTCCCGACACCATGACCACAGGCATCAAGAGCGGAAGGGTGATCTTCCTGAAGCGGTACCAAGCGTTCGCCCCGTCAACCTGTGCTGACTCATACAAGTCAGCAGGAATTCCCTGCAATCCTGCAAGAAACATCGTTATCATCAATGGGGTTCCTCTCCATACGTTTGCAATGATAAGGAGGAACATGGCACTACCCTGCTGGGCAATCCAAGCTTTTGGGGAGGCAATGATGCCAAGGTCGACCAACATATAGTTGATGATTCCGTAGAGATCGTGGAACATCCAACGGAAAATCATTGCCACGGCAACCGTGGGAATGAGCCAGGGAGTAATTGCAAGGCCTCGAAACAGCATTTTCCAACGAAGCAATGGATGATTGAGCAGCGATGCCATTGCGAGGCCAAGAATAATTTGCGGAAACAAGGAACCGAACGTGAAAACCAGCGAACGTCCCAAAGACTGCCAGAACTTGACATCCCTGAACAAGTCGACATAGTTCTTGAGCCCTACCAGGGACACCTTTGCAAGGGTTGGCCGATAATTGGTAAAACTCATCTGCAAGGCATATACCATCGGGTATATCACTATGGCGAGAATAATCAGAATAGCCGGGGCATACAGCAGGATTCCGACAAGAGCCTGCCTATTTGCCATCGAATGTCTTGGGATCGTCCGCATCGTTCTCATGTATCCATCCTTTCTGTGAAACCTAGAGCAATGCCTTCAAATCTGCGATCAGCTGATCTGCAGCCTGATTGGCATTGATACCCTTGATCAACATATTCGCCAGCGGGTTGCCCAGAAGCGATTTCGATTCCACTTCTCCAGCAGCAGGGAAGGGGCCGTTTGCCATGGTCAAGCCGGTAGCATCCTTGAGGATACTCAGGGCCATTTCAGGTACCATACCCTTCAGCTCGGCAGGAAGCTTATCCTGGTAACTCTTGGAGTTGAACAGCTCAGCTTTCGCAGGGAACATTGCATACGGATAGCTTGCAAAGAAGTCAACCATCCGCTCTCCCGTGTAGATATATTTGATATAATCACTTGCAAGAGCCTTGTTGCCTTTCTCAGCAATAGACAAACCGACCCAACCGGTTCCACCACCACCCTGCTTGGCTTTGGGCATCTCAAAGAATGCCATATCATCCATTGCCTCAGGAGCCATAGCCTTCACATTGTAGTAGATCTCAGGGGTGTCGATTCTGCTCATGATGGCACCGGTTGCAACCAACTCGCGGACGTTGGCCTGGGTGTAGCTGACAATACCAGCAGGTGAGCAGTCGCGCACCAACTTGTACAAGTAGTCATACGTCCAAACGATGGCCTTATAATCTTCATCACTGACATCCACAATCCAATCACCCTTTGCATTCTGGTTCACCAGGTCCACGCCTTGTGTCTGTAGGATGGACCACACGGTTTTCCAGCCATGAAGGTCACCAAGGGGAAGTCCAAACCCATAGCGGTTGTTCGCGGGATCTGTCACGGCCTTGCACATTTCATAGTACTCTTCCCAAGTGGTGGGGAGTTTGGTGATGCCTGCGTCAGCAAGCCAACTCTTCCGGTAGTATGCAACATACGGGGTTACATAGAGAGGAACGGAGTACATTCCACCATCCTCTGCAGAGCCCAATACGGACAAAGAGGTTCCTAGGAAAGCATCTTTCCCACCAACCTGGTCAACCACACTGCTGAGCTCCATCAGCCCACCGGTTGCCGACAAGGTTTGGGGATATCCATTTCCGGTTACCATGATATCAGGGGGATTCCCTGCCATGATGGATGCCATGATCTTGTCCATTGCTCCTGACCAAGGCATCAAGGTGATCTCAACAGTCACACCTGGACGATCTTTTTCATAGGCACGGGCAAGATTCTCAAACTCCACCGCTCGTTCCTTTTGGGTAAGCGTCGACCAAATTGTCAGTTTACCGGTCAACTGGGCAGCTGGCTCCTGCTTGGCAGCTTCTTGGGTTCCTGCTGCGAACAACATCGCAGAACCAAGGGCCATAAGCACCAAAGCAACAATAATGACTCGTTTCATATAGGTCTCCTTTTTTTATGCGGAAAAACCGCAATTTACCGTGAACTATAGGTTTTGAACTGCTCCATCCGTTCAAACCGCAAATCAACACCAAACCCCGGTTCCTGAGAGGGTGTGACATTGCCCTGTCCATCCAATTTCATGGATGAGGAGAACATTGCCTCTTTCAGAGCATTGGTATTGTTGTCGTAGTACTCAACGATCAAGCCATTGGGGATTGAACGCACCAACTGTGCGTGGATCTCCTGATCCCCATGGGGAGCGACGAGTACGTTGTAGGCCATAGCCAAGTCGGCGACTTTCTTCCATTCGGTAATCCCGCCCAGTACCTGGGCATCGGCATTGTAGATATGAGCTGCATGGGCATCCATCAATTGCTTGAATCCCCAGCGGGTATACTCGTTCTCTCCAATTGCTATCGGGGTATCCAGCTTCCTGCAAAGTTCTGCGCACCCTTCAATATCATCCGGAGATAGCGGCTCTTCAAACCAGTAGATATCGCGTTTGTCGAGCTCCCGACCCATTTTCAAGGCATCAATACGGTTGTAGGCATTGTTCGCGTCAACGAGAATCTTCACCTCTTTGCCGACAACTTCCCGGACGACCTCGATACGCTCGATGTCCTTCTCCAGGGAGGCTCCGCCGATTTTCATCTTCACCGCCTTGGCCCCGGAAGCGAGATTTGCCTCCATCTCCTTTCTCAAGCCTGTATGATCCTTGCCCATCTCATAATATCCACCCGCAATATAAGCAGGCACCGTTTCACGAAAACCTCCCAGAAGCTGGCCAACAGAACGGCCACTGGATTTCCCTTTGATATCCCAAAGAGCAATATCAACAGCGCTTATAGCCCTGGTCTCAAAGCCCTTCCTCCCATAGACTTTCGGCAGGTACATCTTTTCCCAAATCCGCTCGACATTGAAGGGATCTTCTCCTATGATACGATCTTTCAGACTGAGCAAGGTATCCACCACTACGTTCGTCCCATGAGCCCATCCATGTCCCTCAATGCCAACATCAGTGTTGATGCTGATGAATACAATATCTGTTGAAGCATAGGAATACTTCCCGTTTGCAATGGGAGTCGGATGCTTTGCCGAATACGATCTGACGGTGCAGTCTGTGATTTTCATAGGGAAATACCTCATAAATGCAATCTGAGTTTTTGCTGTATACAACTAATACTATGCTTGTATTTTTCTGGATGTCAAATGTTTTCTCTTTGTACCAAGTCAATTCTCAGTACATCCATTACAAAAGAAACAATGTGTACACATCTTGTATTTTTACTCTTGCATTTCATCTTTTCCTCGTGCATCCTATCGGGTGGAAGAGGAGTGATGCTTCGATGAAAAAGCAAAAGCTAAGTGACAGTGCCTATCAGGGAATCAAGAAACTCATAAAAGAACAGGTATTCAAGCCTGGCGACCCTCTTCCGGAAAATGTGCTTTCTGCGACCTTGAATATGAGTCGAACTCCTATCAGGGAAGCTTTGCATAAGCTGGAGGATGAGCAGGTTGTCATCATCCGACCTCGCTTGGGAGCTTTTGTAGCCTCCGTCGACTTTGCCCAACTGTGCAGCCTCTACGAAACACGGGAAGCTGTGGAAGGGATGATGGCGAATATCTGCTGCAAGCCACATATCAGCACAAAACCTTTTATTGAGATGCGTGAGGAACTCAAGCAAATCATGACCATCGAGAATTTCCAGGAGAGGGAAACCGCGATGCATGCATTCGGAGCAAAGTTCATCAGAGCCTTACGGGAAAACTGCGAGAACCCCATGTTGGCAAAATATTCGAGCTCCATCACCACCTTGGTCGAAAACTTCAGCAAGGTAACCCATAGCATCCCACTCTTTCCTGATGAATCAGCACCGGAGAGAATGGAAATCCTGGATGCCATCATCGCCAAGGATGCAAAAAGAGCAGAAGAAAAAGCTCGTGCCCATGCTCAGTATTGTTTCGTGAGAATCATGAGTTCGGCAACACAGAGAAACGGCTACTAAGCACCCTCTTTCTCATCACCAACATCCCCGCAATCACAATGACGCTTCCGGCCATCATGATGTAAGGGGATACCCAATGAATAAATCAAACGTTGCAGGATGATCCTGCAGCGTTTGTTTTTGATGAGATGGTTATGACAACCAGCACCCCAAGCCAATATCTTGTTCGTTGATGTTCTTTTGGGATCAGGCAATCACTCCCATTCAGCACATACATCCGTATCAAGCGGATAGACCGGACGGGGTAGCTGGTGGTAGGGCAAGGAAGAGAGCACCTCGTTGGTGGAGCCGTCGGTCAGGGCCATCACCGAGTAGCGGCTGATCGCCCGGATCTCCGGCTCAAGATACCCCAGCTTCACCACGATCAGGAGCCGCTCTTCGGGAATCACCGACACGGCTCTCATCATCTCGGGGTCGTAGGCACCCACATGCTTGCTGGTGACCACCACATCAATGCCTCCGGTATGGATGAGGGCAAGGTCAACCTTGTTCCCATCCCAGTCAAGCTTCAGCGCCTTGACGGTCATCTTCCCCACCACCGGTGTGCTCTTCTGCGTATCGAAGGCTGCACCAAGCGAGCCGGAGAAGGAAGCATTAATCCCTTCTGCAAAAGCACGCTCAACCAAGGCAGGGTCATAGAAGCACTGGTAGAGCGCTGGAGGAGTAAGCGAGGAAGCCTTGGGGTCTGCGAGCATGAGCTTGAGAAAGTTGGTGACATCGCCGCTGGAACCTGCAGTGGGGTTGTCCCCACTGTCGCTGATCACCACCGGAGCGCTGTCCTTGGTACGGTTGAGGCATACCCTCAGCGCCTCCTTCGGCTCATGGGTCTCATTGTAGAAACAGAACTTCTGCCGGTTGTTCCAAAAACGCTTGGCAAGATCGAGGGCAAGATCCTTTGCCAGGTCTCTCCTCCCATCCGCCACCACCAAGGCAACGATGCTGTTCGGAGCGGCATCAGCCCAGGGGAAGCCCAGAAGGTAGGAAGCGGCCATGATGTGCTCACCCTTTTCCAACTCCTTCAGATCACGCATGAGGCTGAGCATCGGCTCGACGCTGGTCTCGCTCTGCTCCCCTGCCACGATCATGGGGATGCGCACCATCTCCATCACCGGCTTCGCACCCTGTTCCAGGGTCTGGATGATCATGCTTGCTGCATGCTTTCCGGTGGCAAAGGTATCGGTATGGGGGGCGCACTTGTAGCCGACAAAGCCATCGGCGGAGGCAAGCATGGCATCGGTGATGGTGGCATGCATATCCAGGGAGGTGATCAGGGGAACATTCGGCTGGATCTTCCTGATGGCGGAGAGCAGATCGCCCTCAGCCTCGCCCAACCCGTGCACACGCATCGAGCCATGGAGGGAGAGACAGATCGCATCGATCTTCCCAGCTTTCTTAAGAGCGGTGAGCAGCTCCTCTTTCAGCGTCTCATACACTTCCCGCTCCCACTCCCCGTTGGGGACTGCACGGGCGATGAGGGTCGGGATGACCTCATAGCCAGCCTCGAGCAGGGTGGAGACCACCCCGCCGATGCTGTCGTCCTGGATGGGGCTGAGCATCTCAGCACCCCGCCTGATGCGGATATCCTGCCAACCGGCAAGGATGGGGTTGAACGTATTGGACTCGTGGTGCATACCACCGACTACGACGCGTTTCATCTGGTTGGATCTCCTTATTCGATTGCGCTCTGCAAGAGCGAGCTCCACCGCCATGCACCCGAGGAGGTGTCCCCTACCTGGGGAATGCGGTAGAAGAGGGAGAGTACGTTGACCGCCGCCCCCTCGGAAGCATCATTATGCGCATTGGCATAGACCACCTTGTCGCGCACATCGTCGGACAGAAGCGTCTGCACCTCGGCAAAGTATTCGGTGAGGAAACCCCCAAGGTAGATGGTCTGGGGATCGAGTACCGAGGCGATGCTGCGGATGTTGGCAGCCAACTCGGAGAGCAGGGCGCGGCGCATGGAGGCATCCTTCTCCAGGTCCTCCAAGGCGGTGGCAAGCTGCCTGCCTTGCTCAGAGGGGTTCATCATCGCACTGACAAACTCCCCTGCCCGGCTTTCCGAACCGCGGTAGAGCGTGCCGCCGAAGACCAGGCCAAGCCCGATGCCGAAGGGAGAGACACCCTCAGGCACATGGGTGCGGGGATAGCGGCGTGCAAGCAGGTACAGGAAGTTGTCCCGCCGTTCCTCCGCTCCCTCAAAGAGGTAGCGCTGGACACAGCAGTTGGCATCGTTCTCCATGATGATGGGAAAGGAGAACGTCTTCTGGAAGAAAGCGGAGAAGTCCTGGCCCTTCAGGGCATGGGTCCAGCAATCCCTGACAGCCTGTGCGTTGCTCTCCACGATACCGGGAAGAGCAATACCCACTCCCAGGATGGGAAAACCATCACAGAAGGGGGAGATTTTGTCCACCACATCCTTGACCAAGTGCTCGAAGCGAGCTCTTGGCTCCAAGTCCCCAAGGGCAGGATACTCCACCCTCTGTGAGTAGAGCACCGCCCCCTTGGCATCGAGGACGGAGGCCCAGCCACAGTCGGCAAGCAACTCCAGCCCGATGACACGGAAAATATCCCGGTTGAGCTCAAGCATGACTGCCCTGCGGCCAAGGGTGGTGGTCTTGCCCGTCTCAGGTTCCTCAAGACTCTCGCGCACCAAGCCCGCCTCGATGAGGCGGTTGATATTGTAGGTGACCGTAGAGGGCTGCAAGCCCAGTTCACGGGCGATGGCGACACGCGTCGTTGATCCCTTGCGCAGGAGGCGCAGGACCAAGAGTGCGTTTGCCAGCTTCTGGTACTGGCTGTTGCCCACCACCTTCCTCATCAGGACCTCACCTTGCCCACCATATGCGAGACCCGGTTGGGGTCGGTGTGCTGGACCATGAACTCAGGCTGGCGCAAGAGGCCACCCATGTAGATATGGTCGGGTCGGTACTCCATCATGCTCTGGTACTCACGATGGAGGTACATGTGATACTCCTTGGCCTGGAGGGTCTGGTGGATGCGCTCGATATTGCGCTCGTTGATACCGGCTCCCGGCATGATCACAATCTTGTCGCCATAGCGCTTGAGCAAGTCTGCAAGCAGGTCCAGTCCTTCGGGGACGGAGGCTTCCAGACCGCTGGTCAGGATGCGGTCGACACCGAGCTCGATGAGATCCTCAATGGCCTTGTACGGGTCGCGTGTCATGTCGAAGGCACGATGGAAGGTAACCGGCAAGGGACGGGCGGCATCAAGGAAGGCACGGCTTCGTTCCTTGTCGATCTCCCCTTCTGGGGTGAGGATACCGAAGACCAGGGCATTGGCCCCTGCTTCGCGAAAGAGACGGGCATCGGCAAGCATGGTCTCGAACTCCACATCCGAGTAGCAGAAGTCGCCTCCGCGCGGCCTGATCATGACATTGATGGGGATGGAAGTCTTCTCTTTTGCCACCAGGAAAGAACCCAGGGTGGGGGTGAGGCCCCCTTCGAAGAGATCGGAACAAAACTCCACCCTACTCGCACCACCTTGTTCGGCAGCGATGATGGATTGGACGGAATCGAGGCATATTTCGATGGTCACATCGTTTTCAAGCACAGTGTACACTCCTTCTGACATGGTAACATTATATCAAGGCTCATGGTGAGAAAATGTATCGGTTTACTCTTTCAGGGCCCCTTCTCCGAATCCCTTGATCACCGACTCATGGG includes:
- a CDS encoding copper homeostasis protein CutC; this translates as MSEGVYTVLENDVTIEICLDSVQSIIAAEQGGASRVEFCSDLFEGGLTPTLGSFLVAKEKTSIPINVMIRPRGGDFCYSDVEFETMLADARLFREAGANALVFGILTPEGEIDKERSRAFLDAARPLPVTFHRAFDMTRDPYKAIEDLIELGVDRILTSGLEASVPEGLDLLADLLKRYGDKIVIMPGAGINERNIERIHQTLQAKEYHMYLHREYQSMMEYRPDHIYMGGLLRQPEFMVQHTDPNRVSHMVGKVRS